The Sphingomonas astaxanthinifaciens DSM 22298 genome has a segment encoding these proteins:
- a CDS encoding Na+/H+ antiporter, producing MDGVQTFEIVLLLLAAVVALHAAALKLKLPPSAALLVGGGLLAFIPGLPPVELDPELALVLFLPPLLFEGAYYTAFGRFRRHLPGIINLAVGAVLFTTVVVAVVTKMLLPELPWAVCFAMGAILSPPDAVSARAILQRVKLPRRLEALLEGESLLNDATGLTLFRFAVAAALSGTFSAGAAVGSFAMLFFGGVAVGWVVGRLGVLAVRLLRDQTLIVTTTLLLSWGAYLAGEMLHVSGVIATVAAGLVFGWHQHVVMPARVRIQGSAVWRTAVFALEALVFILIGFSLRAIIDRAGGLEDVVGSMTGPVLCILAAIVAARFVWVFGTDGFLRLLKRLGVKRARPLGGRQATIMAWTGMRGVVTLAIALTLPAAIPGRDLMQVTAFAAILVTVIVQGGTLGWLIRRVKPEDGDPPPRVSLPEAEAAVAHAKLRAAEAHAYDAEGKLIHPQLLEQLRGRARATDRYAAEPDGFMDGIQSHFAVLLIAIAAGRKELIRLHREGKIEDEVLHDLERDLDLEEVGILFQRGEQVDLR from the coding sequence ATGGATGGGGTTCAGACCTTCGAGATCGTGCTGCTGCTGCTGGCGGCGGTGGTCGCGCTGCACGCCGCGGCGCTGAAGCTCAAGCTGCCGCCTTCGGCCGCCCTGCTGGTCGGTGGCGGCCTGCTCGCCTTCATCCCCGGGCTTCCACCCGTTGAGCTCGATCCCGAGCTGGCGCTGGTCCTGTTCCTGCCCCCGCTCCTGTTCGAGGGCGCCTACTATACCGCCTTCGGGCGCTTCCGCCGCCATCTGCCCGGGATCATCAACCTCGCAGTCGGCGCGGTGCTGTTCACCACCGTGGTCGTGGCGGTGGTCACGAAGATGCTCCTGCCCGAGCTGCCGTGGGCGGTGTGCTTCGCGATGGGCGCGATCCTCTCGCCGCCCGACGCGGTCTCGGCCCGCGCCATCCTCCAGCGGGTGAAGCTCCCCCGCCGGCTCGAAGCGCTGCTCGAAGGCGAGAGCCTGCTCAACGATGCGACCGGCCTCACCCTGTTCCGCTTCGCCGTCGCCGCGGCGCTGAGCGGGACCTTCTCGGCCGGCGCGGCGGTCGGCAGCTTCGCCATGCTCTTCTTCGGCGGGGTCGCGGTCGGCTGGGTGGTCGGGCGCCTCGGCGTCCTCGCGGTGCGACTGCTGCGCGATCAGACGTTGATCGTCACCACCACCCTGCTCCTCTCTTGGGGCGCTTATCTCGCCGGCGAGATGCTGCACGTCTCGGGCGTCATCGCCACCGTCGCCGCCGGACTCGTCTTCGGCTGGCACCAGCATGTGGTGATGCCGGCGCGGGTCCGGATCCAGGGCTCGGCGGTGTGGCGCACCGCGGTGTTCGCGCTGGAAGCGCTGGTGTTCATCCTGATCGGCTTTTCGCTGCGGGCGATCATCGACCGCGCGGGCGGGCTCGAGGATGTCGTCGGCAGCATGACCGGTCCGGTCCTGTGCATCCTCGCCGCGATCGTCGCCGCCCGCTTCGTCTGGGTGTTCGGCACCGACGGCTTCCTCCGCCTCCTCAAACGCCTCGGCGTCAAGCGCGCGCGGCCGCTCGGCGGTCGGCAGGCGACGATCATGGCCTGGACCGGCATGCGTGGGGTCGTCACGCTGGCGATCGCCCTCACCCTCCCCGCCGCCATCCCGGGCCGCGACCTGATGCAGGTCACCGCCTTCGCTGCGATCCTCGTCACGGTGATCGTCCAGGGCGGGACATTGGGCTGGCTCATCCGCCGGGTGAAGCCCGAGGACGGCGATCCCCCGCCCCGGGTCAGCCTCCCCGAGGCCGAGGCCGCGGTCGCCCATGCCAAGCTCCGCGCCGCCGAGGCCCATGCCTATGACGCCGAGGGCAAACTGATCCACCCCCAGCTCCTCGAGCAATTGCGCGGGCGAGCCCGGGCGACCGATCGCTACGCCGCCGAGCCCGACGGCTTCATGGACGGCATTCAGTCGCATTTCGCGGTGCTGCTGATCGCCATCGCCGCGGGCCGCAAGGAGCTGATCCGGCTTCACCGGGAGGGCAAGATCGAGGACGAGGTGCTGCACGACCTCGAGCGCGACCTCGACCTCGAGGAAGTCGGCATCCTGTTCCAGCGCGGCGAGCAGGTCGACCTTCGCTAG
- a CDS encoding glycosyltransferase family 87 protein, translating into MGTGAKRAELAAWALLAVVSLATFLVQTLGPGWLENGQGKFLVHDFLMQWAAGIRATAGQAALVYDWDLHSTFQAALVGEAKPVELRFMYPPHFLFFVLPFAGLDYVAATVAFLVASFALYVLALRPLAGSWGTALLAALAGGGTYYTFLWCQNGLLTAALLVGGLALLPRRPVLAGLCFGLLTIKPQFGLLLPLVLLIDRQWKAIAAAAITTILLAVLAELAFGPGIWKAALASLSRSDELLVSDKLRFKFQSVYALARLFLSPGAATAVHAAVGLLIAGLVGWIWSRRSGAYAPKAAALIAGTLLLSPYLFVYDSVALGAAVLFLLSARPALAEKGAMFGSLLLPFLSTRLLYSAAVPLAAMIVLWLAIRLAERGHTRPS; encoded by the coding sequence ATGGGGACGGGGGCGAAGCGCGCGGAGCTGGCGGCATGGGCCCTACTCGCGGTGGTCAGCCTCGCGACCTTCCTCGTCCAGACGCTCGGCCCCGGCTGGCTCGAGAACGGACAGGGCAAATTCCTCGTCCACGATTTCCTCATGCAATGGGCCGCCGGGATCCGCGCCACGGCGGGCCAGGCTGCGCTGGTCTATGACTGGGACCTCCACTCGACCTTCCAGGCCGCGCTGGTGGGCGAAGCGAAGCCGGTCGAACTGCGCTTCATGTACCCGCCGCACTTCCTGTTCTTCGTCCTGCCCTTCGCGGGCCTCGACTATGTCGCGGCGACGGTCGCCTTCCTCGTCGCGAGCTTTGCGCTCTACGTCCTCGCGCTCCGCCCGCTGGCCGGAAGCTGGGGCACGGCCCTCCTCGCGGCGCTCGCTGGAGGGGGCACCTACTACACCTTCCTCTGGTGCCAGAACGGGCTGCTGACCGCGGCGCTGCTGGTCGGAGGCCTCGCGCTCCTCCCCCGGCGGCCCGTGCTGGCGGGACTCTGTTTCGGCCTGCTGACGATCAAGCCGCAGTTCGGGCTGCTGCTCCCGCTGGTGCTGCTGATCGACCGCCAGTGGAAGGCGATCGCTGCGGCGGCGATCACGACGATCCTCCTCGCCGTCCTCGCCGAGCTCGCCTTCGGGCCGGGCATCTGGAAGGCCGCACTCGCTTCGCTGAGCCGAAGCGACGAGCTTCTCGTCAGCGACAAGCTGCGGTTCAAGTTCCAGTCCGTCTATGCCCTTGCGCGCCTCTTCCTTTCGCCCGGCGCCGCAACCGCCGTCCATGCCGCGGTCGGGCTGCTCATCGCCGGACTGGTCGGCTGGATCTGGTCGCGGCGTTCCGGGGCCTATGCGCCAAAGGCCGCCGCGCTGATCGCGGGCACGCTCCTCCTCTCGCCTTATCTATTCGTCTACGATTCGGTCGCGCTGGGGGCGGCGGTGCTGTTCCTCCTGTCCGCCCGTCCGGCCCTGGCCGAGAAAGGCGCGATGTTCGGCAGCCTGCTCCTGCCCTTCCTCTCGACCCGCCTTCTCTACAGCGCCGCGGTGCCGCTCGCCGCGATGATCGTCCTGTGGCTCGCCATCCGCCTCGCCGAGCGTGGACACACCCGGCCCAGCTGA
- a CDS encoding ABC-F family ATP-binding cassette domain-containing protein: MLTINGITVRLGGRTILDRATATIRPKSRVGLIGRNGAGKSTLMKVMIGQLEADEGEIEMPKRTRLGYIAQEAPSGTATPFETVLAADTERAELMLAAEDYSDMDRLGEVHERLLAIDAYGAPSRASRILLGLGFDEEMQGRPLDSYSGGWKMRVALAALLFSEPDILLLDEPSNHLDLEATLWLENFLKDYPGTLVVISHERDLLNNVVDTILHVERGKLAQYAGGYDDFERQRAERAAQIAAARASQEAQRARLQDYIARNSARASTAKQAQSRAKMLAKMQPIAAMADDPSLSFAFPSPTELKPPLITLEMAAVGYSETPILRKLNLRIDPDDRIALLGRNGNGKTTLARLLAAQLAPMEGEMVATGKMRVGYFTQYQVEELHGDETPLQHMSRAMEGSSPAAVRAQLGRFGFSGDKATTLCAKLSGGERARLALALITREAPHLLILDEPTNHLDVDAREALVQALNDYEGAVILISHDRHMVELTADRLVLVDDGRATDFAGSIEDYIDFVLGRNQPKAEAKAKAKPSAKAREEAKTLKKQAAEAEKESLRLAEERSALDRAMFDPGGGDPSLAKLSMGELSQRRARVAAALETAEARWLELSEQLEQQEAA, from the coding sequence ATGCTGACCATCAACGGAATCACGGTGCGCCTCGGCGGGCGCACGATCCTCGACCGCGCCACCGCGACCATCCGGCCCAAGAGCCGGGTGGGCCTCATCGGCCGCAACGGCGCGGGCAAGTCGACCCTGATGAAGGTGATGATCGGCCAGCTCGAGGCCGACGAGGGCGAGATCGAAATGCCCAAGCGCACGCGCCTCGGCTATATCGCGCAGGAGGCCCCGAGCGGCACCGCGACCCCGTTCGAGACCGTGCTCGCCGCCGATACCGAGCGCGCCGAGCTGATGCTCGCCGCCGAGGATTACAGCGACATGGACCGCCTCGGCGAGGTCCACGAGCGACTGCTTGCGATCGACGCTTATGGCGCGCCGTCGCGGGCCTCGCGGATCCTCCTCGGCCTCGGCTTCGACGAGGAGATGCAGGGCCGTCCGCTCGACAGCTATTCGGGCGGCTGGAAGATGCGGGTCGCGCTCGCCGCCCTGCTCTTCTCCGAGCCCGACATCCTGCTGCTCGACGAGCCGTCGAACCACCTCGACCTCGAGGCGACCCTGTGGCTCGAGAATTTCCTCAAGGATTATCCCGGCACGCTCGTCGTCATCAGCCACGAGCGCGACCTGCTCAACAACGTGGTCGACACCATCCTCCACGTCGAGCGCGGGAAGCTCGCGCAATATGCCGGCGGCTATGACGATTTCGAGCGCCAGCGGGCCGAGCGCGCCGCGCAGATCGCCGCCGCCCGTGCCAGCCAGGAAGCCCAGCGCGCGCGGCTGCAGGACTATATCGCCCGCAACTCGGCCCGCGCCTCGACCGCCAAGCAGGCGCAGAGCCGGGCCAAGATGCTGGCCAAGATGCAGCCGATCGCGGCGATGGCCGACGATCCCTCGCTGAGCTTCGCCTTCCCTTCCCCGACCGAACTCAAGCCCCCGCTGATCACGCTCGAGATGGCGGCGGTCGGCTACAGCGAAACGCCGATCCTGCGGAAGCTCAACCTGCGGATCGATCCCGACGACCGGATCGCGCTGCTCGGTCGCAACGGCAACGGCAAGACCACGCTCGCCCGTCTGCTCGCCGCGCAGCTGGCCCCGATGGAGGGCGAGATGGTCGCGACGGGCAAGATGCGGGTCGGCTATTTCACCCAGTATCAGGTCGAGGAACTGCATGGCGACGAGACCCCGCTCCAGCACATGAGCCGGGCGATGGAAGGGAGCTCTCCCGCCGCCGTCCGGGCCCAGCTCGGCCGGTTCGGCTTCTCGGGCGACAAGGCGACCACGCTCTGCGCCAAGCTGTCGGGCGGCGAGCGCGCGCGGCTGGCGCTGGCGCTGATCACCCGCGAGGCGCCGCACCTCCTCATCCTCGACGAGCCGACCAACCACCTCGACGTCGACGCGCGCGAGGCTTTGGTCCAGGCGCTGAACGACTACGAGGGTGCGGTCATCCTGATCAGCCACGACCGCCACATGGTCGAGCTGACCGCCGACCGGCTGGTGCTGGTCGACGACGGCCGCGCGACCGACTTTGCCGGGAGCATCGAGGATTACATCGACTTCGTGCTCGGCCGGAACCAGCCCAAGGCCGAGGCCAAGGCGAAGGCCAAGCCCAGCGCCAAGGCGCGCGAGGAAGCCAAGACGCTGAAGAAGCAGGCCGCCGAGGCCGAAAAGGAGAGCCTGCGCCTCGCCGAAGAACGCTCCGCCCTCGACCGGGCCATGTTCGATCCCGGGGGGGGCGATCCGTCGCTTGCCAAACTGTCGATGGGCGAACTCTCGCAGCGCCGCGCCAGGGTCGCCGCCGCGCTCGAGACCGCCGAAGCGCGCTGGCTCGAACTCTCGGAACAGCTGGAGCAGCAGGAAGCCGCCTGA
- the radC gene encoding RadC family protein: MGDKPNGADGHRARLRHRLLDGGGDALLDHELVEYLLTLAIPRRDTKPLAKQLISHFGGLGPLLEAPAEVLRREGLSEGVIGALAIARATALRLLETRTEGRPILSSWEALGDYLQAAMGHASVEEVRILFLNAKNVLIANEAMWRGSVDEAAVHVREVIARAIALGATAIILVHNHPSGDPTPSKQDIRLTRDIVEAGRHMKITVHDHVIVGAQGRSSLRAMGLM; this comes from the coding sequence ATGGGCGACAAGCCGAATGGCGCCGACGGGCATCGCGCGCGCCTTCGGCATCGACTGCTGGACGGCGGCGGCGACGCATTGCTCGACCATGAGCTGGTTGAATATCTGCTGACTCTCGCCATCCCCCGACGCGACACCAAACCCTTGGCAAAGCAGCTGATTTCCCATTTCGGCGGGCTTGGACCACTGCTCGAGGCGCCGGCCGAGGTTCTTCGCCGCGAGGGCCTCAGCGAAGGGGTGATCGGCGCCCTCGCCATCGCCCGCGCGACCGCGCTCCGGCTGCTCGAGACCCGCACCGAGGGCCGCCCGATCCTGTCGAGCTGGGAGGCGCTCGGCGATTATCTCCAGGCCGCGATGGGTCATGCCTCGGTCGAGGAAGTCCGGATCCTGTTCCTCAACGCGAAGAATGTGCTCATCGCCAACGAGGCCATGTGGCGCGGCTCGGTCGACGAGGCGGCGGTCCATGTCCGCGAGGTGATCGCCCGCGCCATCGCGCTCGGCGCCACCGCGATCATCCTGGTCCACAACCACCCGAGCGGCGACCCCACCCCCTCCAAGCAGGACATCCGCCTGACCCGCGACATCGTCGAGGCCGGGCGCCACATGAAGATCACCGTCCACGACCATGTCATCGTCGGCGCGCAGGGGCGCTCGAGCCTGCGCGCGATGGGGCTGATGTAG
- a CDS encoding intermembrane phospholipid transport protein YdbH family protein has protein sequence MPRLIGLVLVGLLIFLVAVAVVLWTQRRPIASNILERELSRRGVKATFTLDRIGLRTQQVSNLVIGDPKKPDLTAKLAQIQMRIKWNGQVEFYRVVARGVRLNGRVVGNKVSWGEVDKLLPPPSGKPFSLPDISVDLADTSIALATPFGAIGVAVEGAGNLTGGFKGRLAAASPTLDAGRCTLSGMRAALAVSVTARRPLVDGPLSAANFACPASNIAIASPRLDITSEFTEGFDRFTGKGRMSAMALAAGVNRLDRFNADVSFGGKPTRLLGTVRLSAAGARLAQLTAARTRLDGSYLLNAAKGHLTLVADYAADGVDLDPRLARGLTSSLGGAGGTPLEPIANALRASIERATRAMQAEGSLRLVNVAGGGAVRVERANVRTASGARVLVDGGDGITYYWPTNKLRIDGRVRTAGGGLPTADLALRMPRGGGPMSGRLVMQPYSAAGSRVALAPVRFAATAGGATRIDTVATLDGPLSGGNIRGLQVPVSGTIGPGGALAFGRGCVPLSFASLRLGALQLGNTRFPVCAGGPAIVFRQPDGDVAVRAFTRNLALAGRLGSSPFGLRAGRVALVGSRGFDVTGVSARMGNPEAPILLNAKALEGTFQGSGIRGNFRGADAVIGKVPVKLSELDGRWLFYRNRLTVNGAATATDIGAEQPRFYPLRSTDLSFSLAGDQIRAGGSLRHPGTGALVTNVAIRHDLASGVGSADLDVPGLTFAQNGLQPEMITRLTEGVIALVNGTITGNGRIAWNGSGEVTSTGAFSTGGMDLAAAFGPVTGLRGSINFTDLLGLTTAPNQTLQVATVNPGILVENGVITYQLLPDQLVRIQAGRWPFMGGELILRETVLNLGRPSPKRLTFEVRGLDANMFVSSFGFADITAEGTFDGVLPMIFDDAGGRIVGGRLDSRAPGGRLSYKGALNKSDLGTAGNLAFNALRDLRFQSMIIRLDGDLAGEFGTTLAIDGVGLAGTNGTQRLISRVVGKIPLKFNVSIRGPFRALIATAKSLRDPRTLLDTTLDKPLGNVPGIVTEVRRREEDTTQTQTPVEQTITPAR, from the coding sequence GTGCCCCGCCTGATCGGGCTCGTCCTCGTCGGACTACTCATCTTCCTGGTGGCGGTCGCGGTGGTGCTGTGGACCCAGCGCCGGCCGATCGCGTCCAACATCCTCGAGCGCGAGCTCAGCCGCCGCGGGGTCAAGGCGACCTTCACGCTCGACCGGATCGGGCTGAGGACCCAGCAGGTCTCGAACCTGGTCATCGGCGATCCCAAGAAGCCCGACCTCACCGCCAAGCTCGCCCAGATCCAGATGCGGATCAAATGGAACGGGCAGGTCGAATTCTACCGCGTGGTGGCGCGCGGGGTCCGGCTCAACGGCCGGGTCGTCGGCAACAAGGTGAGCTGGGGCGAGGTCGACAAGCTGCTCCCGCCGCCCTCGGGCAAGCCCTTTTCGCTCCCCGACATCAGCGTCGATCTTGCCGACACCTCGATCGCGCTGGCGACCCCGTTCGGGGCCATCGGGGTGGCGGTCGAAGGCGCGGGCAACCTGACCGGCGGGTTCAAGGGCCGGCTGGCGGCGGCCTCGCCCACGCTCGACGCCGGGCGCTGCACCCTCTCGGGCATGCGCGCCGCGCTGGCGGTCTCGGTCACCGCGCGCCGTCCGCTGGTCGACGGACCGCTCAGCGCCGCCAATTTCGCCTGCCCGGCGAGCAACATCGCCATCGCCAGCCCGCGCCTCGACATCACCAGCGAATTCACCGAGGGCTTCGACCGCTTCACCGGCAAGGGCCGGATGAGCGCCATGGCGCTGGCGGCGGGGGTCAACCGGCTCGACCGCTTCAACGCCGACGTCAGCTTCGGCGGCAAGCCGACTCGGTTGCTCGGTACCGTCCGGCTGTCGGCGGCGGGCGCGCGCCTCGCCCAGCTCACCGCCGCCCGGACCCGGCTCGACGGCAGCTACCTCCTCAACGCCGCCAAGGGGCATCTGACGCTGGTCGCCGATTATGCGGCGGACGGGGTCGACCTCGATCCGCGGCTGGCGCGCGGGCTAACGAGCAGTCTCGGAGGCGCCGGTGGTACCCCGCTCGAGCCGATCGCCAATGCGCTTCGCGCCAGCATCGAGCGGGCGACCCGGGCGATGCAGGCCGAGGGTTCGCTGCGGCTGGTCAATGTCGCGGGCGGCGGCGCGGTCCGGGTCGAGCGCGCCAATGTCCGCACCGCCTCGGGCGCCCGGGTCCTCGTCGATGGCGGCGACGGCATCACTTACTACTGGCCGACCAACAAGCTTCGGATCGACGGCCGGGTCCGGACCGCGGGCGGGGGACTGCCGACCGCCGACCTCGCGCTGCGCATGCCGCGCGGCGGCGGGCCGATGAGCGGCCGGCTGGTCATGCAGCCTTATTCGGCCGCCGGTTCCCGCGTCGCGCTCGCCCCCGTCCGCTTTGCCGCGACCGCCGGCGGCGCGACCCGGATCGACACGGTGGCGACGCTCGACGGGCCCCTGTCGGGCGGCAACATCCGCGGGCTGCAGGTCCCGGTCAGCGGCACGATCGGGCCGGGCGGGGCGCTCGCCTTCGGGCGCGGCTGCGTGCCCCTGTCCTTTGCCTCGCTGCGCCTCGGCGCGCTCCAGCTCGGCAACACCCGCTTCCCGGTCTGCGCGGGCGGGCCGGCGATCGTCTTCCGCCAGCCCGATGGCGATGTCGCGGTGCGCGCCTTCACCCGCAACCTCGCGCTCGCCGGCCGGCTCGGCTCGTCACCGTTCGGGCTGCGCGCCGGCCGCGTCGCACTGGTCGGCTCGCGCGGCTTCGACGTCACCGGCGTTTCCGCGCGCATGGGCAATCCCGAGGCGCCGATCCTGCTCAATGCCAAGGCGCTCGAGGGGACCTTCCAGGGCAGCGGCATCCGCGGCAATTTCCGCGGTGCCGACGCGGTCATCGGCAAGGTCCCGGTCAAGCTGTCCGAGCTCGACGGCCGCTGGCTGTTCTATCGGAACCGGCTGACCGTGAACGGCGCGGCGACCGCCACCGACATCGGGGCCGAGCAGCCGCGCTTCTATCCTTTGCGCTCGACCGACCTCAGCTTCAGCCTCGCCGGGGACCAGATCCGCGCCGGCGGCTCGCTGCGCCACCCCGGAACGGGGGCGCTCGTTACCAATGTCGCGATCCGCCACGACCTCGCCAGCGGGGTGGGCAGCGCCGACCTCGACGTGCCGGGGCTGACCTTCGCCCAGAACGGCCTCCAGCCCGAGATGATCACCCGCCTGACCGAGGGGGTCATCGCGCTGGTCAACGGGACCATCACCGGCAATGGCCGGATCGCGTGGAACGGCTCGGGCGAGGTGACCTCGACCGGTGCCTTCTCGACCGGGGGCATGGACCTCGCCGCCGCCTTCGGTCCGGTGACCGGCCTCAGGGGCTCGATCAACTTCACCGACCTCCTCGGCCTCACCACCGCGCCGAACCAGACGCTGCAGGTGGCGACGGTCAATCCCGGCATCCTGGTCGAGAACGGGGTCATCACCTACCAGCTGCTCCCCGACCAGCTGGTCCGCATCCAGGCCGGGCGCTGGCCGTTCATGGGCGGCGAGCTGATCCTGCGCGAGACCGTGCTCAACCTCGGCCGCCCGAGCCCCAAGCGCCTGACCTTCGAGGTTCGCGGGCTCGACGCCAACATGTTCGTCTCGAGCTTCGGCTTCGCCGACATCACCGCCGAGGGGACCTTCGACGGCGTGTTGCCGATGATCTTCGACGATGCCGGCGGGCGGATCGTCGGGGGCCGGCTCGACAGCCGCGCGCCGGGCGGACGGCTGAGCTACAAGGGCGCGCTCAACAAGTCGGACCTCGGCACCGCCGGAAACCTCGCCTTCAATGCGCTGCGCGACCTCCGCTTCCAGTCGATGATCATCCGTCTAGACGGCGACCTTGCGGGCGAATTCGGCACCACGCTGGCGATCGACGGGGTCGGCCTTGCCGGCACCAACGGAACCCAGCGGCTGATCAGCCGCGTGGTCGGCAAGATTCCGCTCAAGTTCAACGTCTCGATCCGCGGGCCTTTCCGCGCGCTGATCGCGACCGCCAAATCCTTGCGCGATCCGCGGACATTGCTCGACACCACGCTCGACAAGCCGCTCGGCAACGTCCCCGGGATCGTCACCGAGGTCCGCCGCCGCGAGGAAGACACGACGCAAACCCAGACGCCCGTCGAACAGACGATCACCCCAGCGAGGTAG
- a CDS encoding YnbE family lipoprotein has translation MKRPRLIAVPLAAAALTGCVSLKTPEKPIEINLNVVIRQEVLVRMQKDVDTLINSNPQAFPQAPAKPAGQ, from the coding sequence TTGAAGAGGCCCCGACTGATCGCCGTGCCGCTGGCCGCCGCCGCGCTGACCGGCTGCGTCAGCCTGAAGACCCCGGAAAAGCCGATCGAGATCAACCTCAACGTGGTGATCCGGCAGGAAGTCCTGGTGCGGATGCAGAAGGACGTCGACACGCTGATCAACAGCAATCCGCAGGCCTTCCCGCAGGCGCCGGCCAAGCCGGCGGGCCAGTGA
- a CDS encoding YdbL family protein, translating into MLRLAGLAALALATAASAQTAYFDARAAGQVGERYDGYLGYSTAAPGPQARAQTESINIRRRALYSDLAQRRGVSPQEVGVTAGCTLLGRVQVGESYMLSDGQWRRRTAGQAAPVPAYCTGG; encoded by the coding sequence ATGCTTCGCCTCGCGGGGCTGGCCGCGCTCGCGCTCGCGACCGCCGCGTCGGCCCAGACCGCCTATTTCGATGCGCGCGCGGCGGGGCAGGTAGGCGAGCGCTACGACGGCTATCTCGGCTATTCGACCGCCGCGCCGGGCCCCCAGGCCCGTGCCCAGACCGAAAGCATCAACATTCGCCGCCGGGCGCTCTATTCGGACCTTGCCCAGCGCCGCGGGGTCAGTCCGCAGGAAGTCGGGGTCACCGCCGGCTGCACCCTGCTCGGGCGGGTCCAGGTCGGCGAGAGCTACATGCTGAGCGACGGCCAGTGGCGGCGGCGGACGGCGGGGCAGGCGGCCCCGGTCCCCGCTTACTGCACCGGCGGCTGA
- a CDS encoding AtpZ/AtpI family protein — protein MVEEGPGQDDGLPPDARLDRLEQRLAEAQQREAIRTGHKPASDASEQLGQKVLATLIGGLLGGGLIGWALDRLFGTWPVLFLTLLVLGTASGFWSIIKMSNAQTKKDR, from the coding sequence ATGGTGGAAGAGGGTCCGGGGCAGGACGACGGGCTACCCCCTGACGCGCGGCTGGACCGCCTCGAACAGAGGCTGGCCGAGGCGCAGCAGCGGGAAGCAATCAGGACCGGTCACAAGCCGGCCTCGGATGCGAGCGAGCAGCTGGGGCAGAAAGTGCTGGCAACCCTGATCGGCGGCCTTTTGGGCGGCGGACTGATCGGCTGGGCATTGGACCGGCTGTTCGGAACCTGGCCCGTGCTCTTTCTGACGCTGCTGGTGCTTGGCACCGCCAGCGGCTTTTGGAGCATCATCAAGATGTCGAACGCGCAAACCAAGAAGGACCGCTGA
- a CDS encoding F0F1 ATP synthase subunit A, with protein sequence MAAEQGKVDPMHQFQVEPLFGHDWTIAGHSIAFTNSSLWMALTLIAVWVFMLGGMKRELVPGRWQAAVEGVTGFISSMMETNIGPQGRKFVPYVFSLFIFILFANMLGLLPFGLVPGVHPFTVTSHLTVTAVLAIVSFAIVLVVGFARHGFHFFSLFVPHGAPWWMLPILVPVEFVSFMVRPFSLALRLFVAMTAGHVLLKVLAGFVIQGVNLESLVLTPVVAIPSFALMIGISGLELLVAAIQAYVFALLTSLYLNDAVNLH encoded by the coding sequence GTGGCCGCCGAGCAGGGCAAAGTCGATCCGATGCACCAGTTCCAGGTCGAACCTCTGTTCGGCCATGACTGGACCATCGCGGGTCACTCGATTGCCTTCACCAACAGTTCGCTGTGGATGGCGCTGACCCTCATTGCGGTCTGGGTCTTCATGCTGGGCGGCATGAAGCGCGAGCTGGTCCCGGGCCGCTGGCAGGCCGCGGTCGAGGGCGTGACCGGCTTCATCAGCTCGATGATGGAGACCAACATCGGTCCGCAGGGCCGCAAGTTCGTCCCCTACGTCTTTTCGCTGTTCATCTTCATTCTCTTCGCCAACATGCTGGGATTGCTGCCCTTCGGCCTGGTCCCCGGCGTCCACCCCTTCACCGTGACCAGCCATCTGACGGTGACCGCGGTGCTGGCGATCGTGTCCTTCGCGATCGTCCTGGTGGTCGGCTTCGCCCGCCACGGTTTCCACTTCTTCAGCCTGTTCGTGCCGCACGGCGCGCCGTGGTGGATGCTTCCCATCCTCGTCCCGGTCGAGTTCGTGTCCTTCATGGTCCGCCCGTTCAGCCTGGCGCTGCGACTGTTTGTCGCCATGACCGCCGGCCACGTGCTGCTGAAGGTGCTCGCCGGCTTCGTTATCCAGGGCGTCAACCTTGAGAGCCTGGTGCTGACCCCGGTGGTCGCCATCCCCAGCTTCGCGCTGATGATCGGCATCAGCGGCCTCGAGCTGCTGGTCGCGGCGATCCAGGCCTATGTCTTCGCGCTTCTGACGTCGCTGTATCTCAACGACGCCGTCAATCTTCACTAA
- a CDS encoding F0F1 ATP synthase subunit C encodes MDAQSAALIGAGLAAIGAGMAALGVGNVFGSFLESALRNPSAADSQQGRLFIGFAAAELLGLLSFLIAILLYLKA; translated from the coding sequence ATGGACGCTCAATCTGCTGCTCTGATCGGTGCCGGTCTCGCTGCCATCGGCGCCGGCATGGCCGCGCTCGGCGTGGGTAACGTCTTCGGTTCGTTCCTCGAGAGCGCGCTTCGCAACCCGTCGGCCGCCGACAGCCAGCAGGGCCGCCTGTTCATCGGTTTCGCCGCCGCCGAGCTTCTCGGCCTGCTGTCGTTCCTCATCGCCATCCTTCTGTACCTGAAGGCCTAA